The following proteins come from a genomic window of Lolium rigidum isolate FL_2022 chromosome 5, APGP_CSIRO_Lrig_0.1, whole genome shotgun sequence:
- the LOC124652088 gene encoding leucine-rich repeat receptor-like serine/threonine-protein kinase RGI4 encodes MPPRFCAGAPRLALLLSFACAVLLIVPCQCVNEHGQALLEWRRSLRPTGGALDSWKASDASPCRWFGVSCDARGNVVGLSVTGVDLQGPLPANLQPLASSLSTLVLSGTNLTGAIPPEMGGYGALATLDLSKNQLTGAIPPELCRLAKLETLALNSNSLRGAIPDDIGDLASLTHLTLFDNELSGTIPGSIGRLKKLQVLRAGGNQALKGPLPKEIGGCADLTMLGLAETGMSGSLPETIGQLKKIQTIAIYTTLLSGGIPESIGNCTELTSIYLYQNSLSGSIPASIGRLRKLQSLLLWQNQLVGAIPPELGQCEELTLIDLSLNSLTGSIPATFGQLPNLQQLQLSTNRLTGTIPQELSNCTSLTDIEVDNNALSGDIRVDFPKLRNLTLFYAWKNSLTGGVPANLAECASLQSVDLSYNNLTGPIPKELFALQNLTKLLLLSNELSGVVPPDIGNCTNLYRFRLNDNRLSGTIPAEIGNLKNLNFLDMSGNHLVGPVPAAIAGCGSLQFLDLHSNALSGALPDALPRSLQLVDVSDNQLSGQLRSSLALMPELTKLYLGKNRLTGGIPPELGSCEKLQLLDLGDNAFSGGIPAELGALQSLEISLNLSCNRLSGEIPPQFAGLEKLGNLDLSHNQLSGSLDPLAALQNLVTLNISFNAFSGELPNTPFFQKLPLSDLAGNRHLVVGDGSDESSRRGAITTLKIAMSVLAVVSAAFLVAATYMLARARRGSRGCGPTVHGGDGTWEVTLYQKLDISMDDVLRGLTSANVIGTGSSGVVYRVDTPNGYTIAVKKMWSPDEATAGVAFRSEIAALGSIRHRNIVRLLGWAANGGSSTRLLFYSYLPNGSLSGLLHGAGVGVGVSKGAPAADWGARYDVALGVAHAVAYLHHDCVPAILHGDIKSMNVLLGPAYEPYLADFGLARVLSSGQGKLDDSSKPQAIAGSYGYMAPEYASMQRISEKSDVYSFGVVLLEILTGRHPLDPTVPGGAHLVQWVREQQARRGGGGGHDELLDARLRGSAGEAEAHEMRQVLAVAVLCVSHRADDRPAMKDVVALLEEIRRPAVADDAKPPPAAALPAASAAAMLSPARGGAHSAGDSFAVVSDYSA; translated from the exons ATGCCGCCGCGCTTCTGCGCCGGTGCACCGAGGCTCGCGCTTCTTCTATCGTTCGCCTGCGCCGTGCTGCTGATCGTGCCGTGCCAGTGCGTCAATGAGCACGGACAGGCGCTGCTGGAATGGAGGCGGTCGCTGCGGCCGACGGGCGGCGCGCTGGACTCGTGGAAGGCGTCTGACGCGAGCCCTTGCCGGTGGTTCGGCGTGTCGTGCGACGCGCGGGGTAACGTCGTGGGGCTGAGCGTCACGGGGGTCGACCTCCAGGGCCCGCTTCCAGCGAACCTGCAGCCGCTCGCATCGTCGCTGAGCACGCTGGTGCTCTCCGGCACGAACCTCACCGGCGCGATCCCGCCGGAGATGGGCGGGTACGGCGCGCTGGCCACGCTCGACCTCAGCAAGAACCAACTCACGGGCGCGATCCCGCCCGAGCTCTGCCGGCTCGCCAAGCTCGAGACTCTCGCGCTCAACTCCAACTCCCTGCGCGGTGCCATCCCGGACGACATCGGTGACCTTGCCAGCCTCACGCACCTCACGCTCTTCGACAACGAGCTGAGCGGCACGATCCCTGGGAGCATCGGCAGgctcaagaagctgcaggtgctccGCGCCGGCGGGAACCAGGCGCTCAAGGGCCCGCTGCCCAAGGAAATCGGCGGCTGCGCCGACCTCACCATGCTCGGCCTCGCCGAGACCGGCATGTCGGGGAGCCTCCCGGAGACGATCGGGCAGCTAAAGAAGATCCAGACCATCGCCATCTACACCACATTGCTCTCCGGCGGCATCCCGGAGTCCATCGGCAACTGCACCGAGCTCACCAGCATCTACCTCTACCAGAATTCGCTCTCCGGTTCGATACCGGCATCTATCGGCCGGCTCCGGAAGCTGCAGTCGCTGCTGCTCTGGCAGAACCAGCTCGTCGGCGCCATCCCGCCGGAGCTCGGCCAGTGCGAGGAGCTCACCCTCATCGACCTCTCTCTGAATTCTCTCACCGGCAGCATTCCGGCGACCTTCGGCCAGCTGCCGAACCTCCAACAACTGCAGCTAAGCACGAACCGGCTCACCGGCACCATCCCGCAGGAGCTCTCCAACTGCACGTCGCTGACGGACATCGAGGTCGACAACAACGCGCTCTCCGGCGATATCCGCGTCGACTTCCCGAAGCTCCGCAACCTCACGCTGTTCTACGCGTGGAAGAACAGCCTCACCGGCGGCGTGCCAGCGAACCTTGCGGAGTGCGCCAGCCTACAGTCGGTGGACCTGTCGTACAATAACCTCACCGGCCCCATCCCGAAGGAGCTGTTCGCTCTGCAGAACTTGACCAAGCTACTGCTGCTGAGCAACGAGCTCTCCGGCGTCGTGCCGCCAGACATCGGCAACTGCACCAACCTCTACCGATTCCGGCTCAACGACAACCGGCTTTCCGGCACGATCCCCGCCGAGATCGGTAACCTGAAGAACCTGAATTTCCTCGACATGAGCGGCAACCACCTCGTCGGCCCGGTGCCCGCGGCCATTGCCGGGTGCGGCAGCCTCCAGTTCCTCGACCTGCACTCCAATGCTCTGTCCGGCGCATTGCCTGACGCGCTGCCGCGCAGTCTCCAGCTTGTCGATGTCTCTGATAACCAGCTCTCCGGGCAGCTGAGGTCCAGCCTCGCGCTGATGCCAGAGCTGACGAAGCTTTACTTGGGGAAGAACCGGCTGACCGGCGGCATCCCGCCTGAGCTCGGCTCTTGCGAGAAGCTCCAGCTGCTGGACCTCGGCGACAACGCGTTCTCCGGCGGCATCCCCGCGGAGCTCGGCGCGCTCCAGTCATTGGAGATTTCGCTTAACCTCAGTTGCAACCGTCTCTCCGGAGAGATCCCGCCGCAGTTCGCCGGCCTTGAGAAGCTGGGCAACCTCGACCTGTCGCATAACCAGCTGTCCGGGAGCCTCGATCCGCTGGCGGCGCTGCAGAACCTCGTCACGCTCAACATATCGTTCAacgccttctccggcgagctgccAAACACCCCCTTCTTCCAGAAGCTGCCGCTCAGCGACCTCGCCGGCAACCGCCACCTCGTGGTGGGCGATGGCTCCGACGAGTCCTCCCGGCGCGGGGCCATCACGACGCTTAAAATAGCCATGTCCGTACTCGCCGTTGTCAGCGCGGCGTTCCTGGTGGCGGCCACCTACATGCTCGCCCGCGCGCGCCGCGGCAGCAGAGGCTGCGGCCCCACCGTGCACGGCGGCGACGGCACGTGGGAGGTGACGCTGTACCAAAAGCTGGACATCTCCATGGATGACGTGCTCCGCGGGCTGACGTCCGCGAACGTGATCGGCACGGGGAGCTCCGGCGTGGTGTACAGGGTGGACACCCCGAACGGGTACACGATCGCGGTGAAGAAGATGTGGTCGCCGGACGAGGCGACGGCCGGCGTGGCGTTCCGCAGCGAGATCGCGGCGCTGGGATCCATCCGGCACCGCAACATCGTGCGGCTGCTGGGGTGGGCGGCCAACGGCGGCAGCAGCACCCGGCTGCTGTTCTACAGCTACCTGCCCAACGGCAGCCTGAGCGGGCTCCTCCACGGcgccggcgtcggcgtcggcgtctccAAGGGCGCGCCCGCGGCGGACTGGGGCGCGCGCTACGACGTGGCGCTGGGCGTGGCCCACGCGGTGGCGTACCTCCACCACGACTGCGTGCCGGCCATCCTGCACGGGGACATCAAGTCCATGAACGTGCTGCTCGGCCCGGCCTACGAGCCGTACCTCGCCGACTTCGGCCTCGCCCGCGTCTTGTCCTCCGGGCAGGGCAAGCTCGACGACTCCTCCAAGCCCCAGGCCATCGCCGGCTCCTACGGCTACATGGCGCCAG AGTACGCGTCGATGCAGCGGATCAGCGAGAAGAGCGACGTGTACAGCTTCGGGGTGGTGCTGCTGGAGATCCTGACGGGGCGGCACCCGCTGGACCCGACGGTGCCGGGCGGCGCGCACCTGGTGCAGTGGGTGCGGGAGCAGCAGGcgcggcgcggaggaggaggcgggcacGACGAGCTCCTGGACGCGCGGCTCAGGGGCAGCGCCGGCGAGGCGGAGGCGCACGAGATGCGGCAGGTGCTGGCTGTGGCCGTGCTGTGCGTGTCCCACCGCGCCGACGACCGGCCGGCGATGAAGGACGTGGTGGCGCTGCTCGAGGAGATCAGGCGCCCCGCTGTGGCCGACGACGCGAAGCCGCCGCCAGCGGCGGCGCTGCCTGCCGCCTCGGCCGCGGCGATGCTGTCGCCGGCGCGGGGCGGCGCGCACTCGGCGGGCGACTCGTTCGCCGTCGTCTCGGACTACTCTGCCTGA